The Lolium rigidum isolate FL_2022 chromosome 2, APGP_CSIRO_Lrig_0.1, whole genome shotgun sequence genomic interval CAGCAATGAGGCCGGCATTGTCCCAGGCAGGCGATGGCGATGTCGAGGTCGAGGGCGCGGACTGGAACATGGGCGCGTTGATGGTGGTGTAGGCCTGAGGACGGGGGCCGAGGATGCCAGCGCCCGTAGGAGGGCGCCACTGTCCAGCGCCAGGGGAGATGCAGAACCAGGGGCCCGTAGGCGCAGGGGTGGGCGCGCGGTTGGGCGCGACAGCCTGGGTGGTGGCGGTCTTCTTCTTGCCTTTGCGAGACCGGCCAGAGTTGGACGACCCGCCTTGACAGGCGGTGCCCGTGCACGGTGGTGTAGAAGGCGCCGGTCGCATGGCCTGGGCGACGAGGGCAGTGGAGGCGGCGTTAGCAGCCGCGTTGGCCTGTTGCATCTCCTCCATGAGGAGCATGCTCCGAACACGGATGAAAGTGGGCAGCGGGTCCGTCATGGAGATCACAGTAGCCGCGGAGGAGAACCGAGGCCCGAGGCCGCGCAGAGTGTTGAGGACGAGCGCGCGGGCCGAGACCGGGGAGTCGTTGTCGGCGAGGGCGTCGGAGagttgcttctggcggcggcagTACTCGGTGATGGAGGACGTGCCCTGGACCAGCTGGCGAAAGTCGTTGTCGAGGTAGATCGCCTTGCTGGCCTTGTTGGCGGAGAAGAGCTCGTAGATGGCCAGCCCGTAGCTGGCGGGCGGTCTGGTTGCTGGCGAGGACCATGTCGGCGACGTCCTCGTCGATGGCCGCGTGCAGATGGTTGAGCACGGTGTAGTCCTCCGCCATCCATGCGCCGTCGGTAGGAGCGGCCTGAGTGGTGCCGTCGATGTGGCCGATGAGGCCAGCACGGCCGAGCGAGGCGCGGAGGTAGATCGCCCACTTGGTGTAGTTCCCAGCGTCAAAGGAGAGGACGACAGGCGAGACGGAGCGGGCAGCACCGGCGGGAGACACAGCGCCCGCGGTGGTGGACAcgatggcgccggaggtggagtTGAGGGCCATCGTGGGGTGCAGCGGAAGGTGAGGCCGGCGGCGGCTAGATGGactagggcggcggctagggttttggatcGGAAGAGAtcaatctgataccatgtagaaaggttgctagggtttgggggaagCCTCTCACGGTAATACGTGGGGTTCCAGGTGTTTATataatgggccaaaggccaagagTTAGGGTACAATACAATTAGAGTACAAAAAGCAAATAGAACTACTATACACGCTAACAGGAAGCCCTGTTTGACTTGGCTAGGCAATATTCTCAATCTTGACAAAGTCTTCTGCAAGTTTGAAAAAAATTAGGTTTGAGACACTACATGACTACATCACACTCGATCAGGAGGCATGCACGCATCCGGCAAGCCATATAATAGAATATATGCAAAgaatattttttcattttttaattgATAATTGCAATGTTCGTTATATATAGCCATAAATGACCATGAGAGAAAAAACATTTTTTATATATTTCGACTAGCTTACTTCCCACAACGGTGAAAAATAATGTTCACTACAACAAACCCGCTCTTCGTTGAGTGAGTAAAGCAGTCCTCCTGTCATTGTTGGTAGTTTTAGTCTGAGTCCAAAATACCTAAATATATGAATCAAGTCAAACGGACTCTCTTAGTTTTTTGGCAGCCTCCAAGGAAATGGCCAAATGTTTATGTTCTTGATATGAGACCCTCTTCTCACACACTTATGCCTAACCTTAGACACGTGTAGATGACATGTTACTCTAACTTTTAAGAACCCGAGAACAGCCTTGGGGCCAAATGAAAAGGTGTAACAACTAATGGCTAAAATTGTGACAATCAATTGCACGTATCGTAAAACAAATGTGCAACCATATATAGGACACAAAAGGAAATATAATCCAAGCACGTCGTCGTTCGTTGAAATGGTGTTCTTGATTGTTCACTAGCCTTTTTTTGGTATATGGCGGCTCTTCCGTATGTTGCTAGCGGCTCTTCCGTGGTCCTGGTCTGGCTTGGAAGTGTTAAGTATTGTTTGATGTACACTATTATTTGATCTTTTTTCTCCTTATCTGACCTAACAAACTCAGAATATAATTTCTAGTAATTGAAATCAATTGGAAAATCTACAGAGAACTTCAGAAGTAGTACATCTAAAATTCGTGCATTGTGAGTTCGTGACTAATGAGTACTCCAGTAGAATTGGAATTTTATTATAAGAAAATGAGAGACAATCCAGTAGGCTTAAAATCTAGGAAAAATCAcacaaataaaacacaaaatttgATAGAAATCCAATTGTTATTCTTGCGAATCATTTTTGTAGCTGTGTTACTTGTGTTCACTTTAAATTTTTCTATGACCCGAGTCATTTTGCTATTGTATCCCTTAAACTTGTCAATTAAATTTACAACTTTATTTTGGAGGAGGTAAGTAACATTTTTGTGTTAAGTATATAAgagctttttttttctctctggaACTACTCTTTTTTCTGATATATATCGCACGAGCATAGAAGAAGACAAGATAAAGCACAAAAAAGCACTTTGTATCATCAAATATTCAAATAGACAAATATAGACCTTGATTCAGACCCTAATTAGACGACGTTTTTCTTCGTAGCGCGCACAAGCTTTGTATCATCAAATATTCAAATAGACAAACTGGACAAAAAGCTCGAAGCTCGGCGAGTTAAATGAGTGCTCGTTTGCTCGACTCGTTTGAGCCCGGCTCGTTTTGTTAACGAGCCGAGCTGAGCATCATTTTTTGCTCGTTAAGGTTAACGAGCTAAACAATCGAGCAGACTATGTtcgtgagctactcgttaagatcgGTAACAAGCTAGGCTTCACCAGTTTTTACTGCGAGTCACTTTATTTATCTCAAATATTTGGCAGCAATGGGCCAAGCAAAATTGTGTTCTTTAACCATGCTTGAAACTCCTACATTAGGATCTAAGAACCtatgcttcctctcttcctcacCAGGCAATGCACACATGTTTGTTTTTCATTGCCTCCTTAACGATCCTTAACGAGCTGCTCGCGTGCGCTCGCAAGAACATAACGAGTCGAGCCGAACAATGATTTCAGCTCGTTATTCTTAACGAGCTTAACGATTCGAGCCTTAATGATCACGAGCTTAACGAGCCGAGCCTTAACGATCCGAGCAGTTCGTTAGTCCACCCCTACAGTGAGCACCGAAGGgcagcttgcctgcaagttcttgtaccCCTCCGTGGCCAAGACAGCGTCGAGAACCGCAGGACTCCGGACAATGAAGTCGATGCACTTGGCCTTGAGCTGCTCACAGCCGTGCAGCTCGGCCAGGGCTAGAGTAGCCGCCGCGGTGTCGACGTCAATGCCCCCCGAGAGCTTTCCCTCACAGATAATCTTGAGCCTTTCTATGTCATACCTGTCCACAGCAGCCAGCAAATGTTGCGCCATCGCCATCATCGACACAGCATCCTTGTGCTGCTCTTCAAACTCCGGCACCATGTCGCTGTAGACGAAACCGAGCAGGGCCTTGAACACCGCGGCCTCCATGTCCTTGATGTCGACTTGCTGCGAGCTCTTCTCCGTCATTTGCCCATAGAACTGAGCCATGAACATAGGAGACCGCGCAGCGAGTATGATCTTGTGCGCAGCAAATGATTCGCCAGACACAACAAACGTGACGTCCGCTCCGGCCGCACTCTGCAGGAGCTCGCCGAACTGCTGGTGCAAGTTAGAGGGTGGTGCAGGAACAACGGTTTCCTTAACAGGGAATGTCTGTTCAGGCAATTCCTTGAGCACGGTGACGGTGCACTGCAGAGTGAAGGCATCATCCTGGAGATAGCCCGATGCCTCCAAATCCCCTCTCTTGATGAGGTTCAGCTTGGATGTGGTATTTCCTGTACTGAAAAATAACCCAAACTGGTTCTTTACTTCGGATGGTTCTAAAACTCCTCTCGGATCTACCAATCGGCAGCCGAGATTCGCCCTGACGTGCTTGCTGGAGCGGGATCGACTGAGAAAGATAAGCTCGAGTGCTACCCACGGACTTTGGCACGAAATTTGTGAGTAATCCGGAGAGATACGGATCTCCCACTCGTACCCGTCTACTTGCCATCTTGAACTGATCTTGCAGCTATTGTCGCGCGTGGATCTGGTCGCGGGGTAGCCGTTGATCTTCAGAACCTGCACCAAGCGCGCAGCGTCGGTGAGGCTTGTTGCGCTGACATTTTCCATGGCGATCCAATCCTGAGTGTTGTTTGGGGGAGATCGGTCAGACTGTTGCTTGGGCGACAATGGCTATGGGGGAGTACCATCTTATACAGGGCTGCAAATTCACGTACTGCTCGGGTGGATAGAAGAGGAAATGCCAACTGACGAATGACGGCGGAATTCGAACCGAGCAGGTGTTCAGTCAAAGTTTTTTTCGGAATGCCAACCAACACACCGCGCGCCGGATGGAGAGTTTATTACTCGAATTAATCGACACGAACGGAGCTTCTTGCTTCCATTGGACTGGAACCAGTTGGGCCAACAGGTCAGTGAAGAACTGTTTAGACGCCCTATGAATACACATAAGATGGTTGGCATCCCATGATTAAAAGAGTTTGAGTGGCCACCTGTTCGTTTCGAGTTCAGACGTCGTGCGCATCGGTTGTTACagtttagagcaattccaatagtatagccaactgttggctataacaagatgtcatatcatttgtagtcatcatatagctaacatgtacaatagttggctataagaatgtagtactttactaatatatggcccacctttcactctcacaagtgcGCCTAggaagcacgtgcaagagctcagTTATTGCGATAGTAGCCCaccttccttctctctcctcttctctctcctccaactcatctaaaatatattatttaatgtcttatagtcagctaactggactctattgtacttgctcttacaagCGCGACTATGTATAAATGCTGTTCTACTCCACCGTCATTCTGAAGCAAAGAGGAAGTGACGCAGTCGTCCTTCACACTTACTACTCTTGTGGCCATGGAGTCCGCCTGCGCAGCAAGTCTCACCGACGCTGCGCGCTTGGTGCAGCTGCTCAAAATCGATGGCTATTACGCGACCAACGCCATGGACGCGACCACCTCCCTCAAATCCAGATGGACCGTCGACGGGTATGAATGGGAAACCCGTATATACCCTAATTACGAATCATCTGTTGCGCTGGAGCTTGTCTTTCTCGGTCAAACCCGCTCCGACGAGCATGTCAGGGCGAGTCTCGGTTGCCGGCTGGTAGACCCGAGAGGAATTCTCAAACCATCTCCAGTGAAGAGTGCGTCAATCAAAACCGGAGGCTTATTCCATTACGGCGGTACCTGTCAATCCAAGCTGTCGCTGGTGACAAGACGCGATCTAGAGGCGTCCGGCTATCTCCGCGATGATGCCTTGATACTGGAGTGCACCATCACCGTCCTCAAGGTACTACCGCTACAAACGTTCCCTGCCAAAGAAACCCCGATCCCCGCCCTGCCATCCTCCAACCTGCACGCGCACTTCGGCGAGCTCCTGCTGAGCGGTGCCGGAGCGAACGTCACATTCCTCGTGGCCGGCGAGTCTTTCACGGCGCACAAGGCCGTACTCGCCGCGAGGTCGCCCGTGTTCATGGCCGAATTCTTCGGCCAAATGGTGGAGAAGGGCTCTGAACATGTCCAGATCAATGACATGGAGGCATCGGTGTTCAAGGAGCTGCTCCAGTTCATCTACACGGACACGCCGCGGGACTTTGATCAGCCGCAAAATGAGGCGGCGACTGTGATGGCGCAGCATCTGCTGGCGGCCGCTGACAGGTACTGCCTGGATAGGCTTAAGCTGATATGCGCGGACAAGCTCGCCGGTGGCATCGACGTCGGCACCGCAGCAGCGACACTGGCATTAGCCGAGCAGCACGGCTGTGAGCAGCTCAAAGATAGGTGCATCGAGTTCATTGTTAACACGCCTGAGGGTCTTGATGCTGTGTTGGCGACGGAGGGGTACAAGAACCTAGCTGGAGGCAAGCTGCCCTTCGGTGCTGACGGACCTTCTTGTGCGCGGGAGGAAGAAGCTGAAACGTACCTAAACTATAGGCTCTCCGATTGTGCTTCGTTGTATGTCATGCATCCAGTGGCTTGGCTTATACTATCTGCCTTTGGTTTTCCAAGGAAACTTATGTATGCGCATCTATGTATGCTTTGAGTGGTTGTGCTGTCTGTGTGTTATCTTGGAACGAAAATGGCTACTGTATTTGTTAAGGGGAAAGCAATTGATACTAGTACATCAAAGGTTCGATCAGCCAAAAAGGACATGACAAAGTAAATCACCACAAAGATTATTAACACTTCACCGGGTTCATTCACAACAAAAGATACCAGAAAAATGAAGGCTTGGGGAAAATGATCAAAATGTTGCATGATGCACAAAATCAGAACTCCACAAATATTGGCGCAACCGgcagtagtagtagtaacgcaagttGTTCCTAGTTCTCCACACTAGAACCCATAGCAGACATGGCATAAAATTAACCAATCTGGAGCAAGCAACATACAAAATACTGATGCGATAACCTCTTTGCATATTCAAGAAAAAAACCAAGAACATTGACAATACTGCTGTTAAGGGAAAGATAATATCCTATACAGCTGATCTGTCTTATTTGGGTGTCAATGATTTAAGCATATCACTAGGTACAGAACAATAACCTTAAAAATGTGTGTTAGGTGTGATTTTTGTAAATCACATGCCTGATCAAAGCTTGGACAATTACAACGACTGTGTCATATGTCAC includes:
- the LOC124690490 gene encoding BTB/POZ and MATH domain-containing protein 1-like, coding for MENVSATSLTDAARLVQVLKINGYPATRSTRDNSCKISSRWQVDGYEWEIRISPDYSQISCQSPWVALELIFLSRSRSSKHVRANLGCRLVDPRGVLEPSEVKNQFGLFFSTGNTTSKLNLIKRGDLEASGYLQDDAFTLQCTVTVLKELPEQTFPVKETVVPAPPSNLHQQFGELLQSAAGADVTFVVSGESFAAHKIILAARSPMFMAQFYGQMTEKSSQQVDIKDMEAAVFKALLGFVYSDMVPEFEEQHKDAVSMMAMAQHLLAAVDRYDIERLKIICEGKLSGGIDVDTAAATLALAELHGCEQLKAKCIDFIVRSPAVLDAVLATEGYKNLQASCPSVLTVGVD